The proteins below are encoded in one region of Eubacterium sp. 1001713B170207_170306_E7:
- a CDS encoding ECF transporter S component, whose amino-acid sequence MKTRTTKELVQLSLFVAIIVLMAVVPFLGYIPLGFTRATIIHIPVIIGSIILGPKYGAFLGFVFGLTSLVNNTFNPTVTSFVFTPFYSLGTYDGNFWSLVICFVPRILVGVVPYYIYKGLKKVKDNDALALTCAGVGGSLTNTLLVMNMIYFFFGQSYASAKEMDISALYGAILAVIGINGVPEAIVAGVLTLAICKALLKYGVNK is encoded by the coding sequence ATGAAAACACGAACGACCAAAGAACTGGTCCAGTTGTCACTCTTTGTGGCAATCATTGTCCTGATGGCAGTTGTCCCGTTTTTGGGATACATTCCGCTGGGTTTCACCCGTGCGACCATTATCCATATACCCGTAATTATTGGAAGTATTATACTCGGTCCAAAATACGGAGCGTTTTTAGGATTTGTTTTTGGTCTTACCAGCCTGGTGAATAATACCTTTAACCCAACTGTAACGTCTTTTGTATTTACCCCGTTTTATTCGCTTGGAACATACGATGGTAATTTCTGGAGTCTTGTTATTTGTTTTGTCCCCAGAATCTTAGTCGGGGTTGTTCCTTACTATATTTACAAGGGGTTGAAAAAGGTTAAGGACAATGATGCGCTGGCGCTGACCTGTGCAGGCGTTGGCGGTTCACTCACCAACACATTGCTGGTTATGAACATGATTTATTTCTTCTTTGGACAGAGCTACGCATCTGCCAAGGAAATGGATATTTCAGCCCTATACGGGGCCATTCTGGCCGTCATTGGCATTAACGGCGTACCAGAAGCCATTGTCGCTGGCGTATTGACATTGGCAATCTGTAAAGCGCTTTTAAAATACGGCGTTAATAAATAA
- the coaBC gene encoding bifunctional phosphopantothenoylcysteine decarboxylase/phosphopantothenate--cysteine ligase CoaBC, with translation MNLKNKTVILGVSGSIAAYKMANVASALAKWGCDVHVIMTPNATEIIAPMTFSTLTGNNCIVDTFDKTINYNVAHVSLAKRADLLMIAPATANVIAKLAHGLADDMLTTTALACTCKKIISPAMNTNMFHNPVVQDNLDILRKYHFEIVQPDTGVLACKDIGDGKLPKEDVLIDHILKEIAFEKDLSGKKVLITAGPTCEAIDPVRYITNHSSGKMGYALARNAMLRGAEVTLVSGPTALPPVPFVNMVNVVSAEDMFEAVISRSKQQDIVIKAAAVADYTPSDYSDEKVKKKEGAMSIALDRTQDILAWLGANRHPDQFLCGFSMETQNLVENSQAKLIRKNVDMMIANNLKVEGAGFSGDTNVVTVITKDRVTELPKQTKEEVAGQIFDTILDCLP, from the coding sequence ATGAACTTAAAAAATAAAACAGTGATCCTCGGTGTCAGCGGCAGTATCGCAGCCTATAAAATGGCAAATGTCGCCAGCGCTCTGGCAAAATGGGGCTGTGACGTCCATGTTATTATGACCCCCAACGCCACAGAGATCATCGCGCCGATGACCTTCTCCACCCTGACAGGCAATAACTGTATTGTCGATACCTTTGACAAGACCATCAATTACAATGTGGCCCACGTCTCGCTGGCCAAGAGGGCGGATCTGCTCATGATCGCCCCCGCCACTGCAAACGTGATTGCCAAGCTTGCCCATGGTCTGGCTGACGATATGCTTACCACCACAGCCCTGGCCTGTACCTGCAAAAAAATTATCTCACCTGCGATGAACACCAACATGTTCCACAATCCGGTCGTCCAGGACAATCTGGATATTCTAAGAAAGTATCACTTTGAAATTGTCCAGCCTGACACTGGAGTTCTGGCCTGTAAAGACATCGGCGATGGCAAGCTGCCCAAAGAAGATGTGCTGATCGACCATATTTTAAAGGAAATCGCCTTTGAAAAAGATCTGTCCGGAAAAAAAGTACTGATTACCGCAGGACCAACCTGTGAAGCCATTGATCCTGTACGTTATATTACGAACCATTCCAGCGGCAAGATGGGCTATGCCCTGGCACGAAACGCAATGCTTCGCGGAGCGGAGGTCACCCTTGTCAGCGGTCCAACCGCGCTGCCACCGGTGCCGTTTGTGAACATGGTAAATGTCGTTTCAGCAGAAGATATGTTTGAAGCGGTCATCAGCCGATCGAAGCAGCAGGATATCGTCATTAAGGCCGCTGCTGTGGCAGACTACACCCCCTCTGATTACTCGGATGAAAAAGTCAAGAAAAAGGAGGGTGCCATGAGCATTGCTCTGGACCGCACTCAGGACATTTTAGCCTGGCTGGGCGCAAACAGACACCCGGACCAGTTTCTTTGCGGCTTCTCCATGGAAACACAGAATCTCGTTGAAAATTCTCAGGCCAAACTGATACGCAAAAATGTTGACATGATGATCGCGAACAATTTAAAGGTAGAGGGTGCGGGATTCAGCGGAGATACAAATGTCGTGACCGTTATTACCAAAGATCGCGTTACCGAGCTTCCAAAGCAGACAAAGGAGGAGGTTGCCGGGCAGATTTTTGACACGATTTTGGACTGTCTGCCATGA
- a CDS encoding threonine/serine exporter family protein, whose translation MTPTHLITVAMEIGDMLLESGAEIYRVEDSMRRICQAYGVDNAEIFAVPTTIIITIRVGDEPPLTLTKRIFSRGTDLYKVERLNSLSREMCATIPPYEEVQRRIEAIRRFPPYSLIKQVLAFSFVAFFFTLLFKGTLLDACAALFISALTKVVFNALEKIKTNAFFENVICGAVIALCALGFVRSGFAANMDKIIIGTIMTLVPGLAITNSMRDIIAGDLLAGVTKTTEALLIGAGIAVGAAIPLTFLRPFLGA comes from the coding sequence ATGACGCCAACACATCTCATCACTGTGGCCATGGAAATTGGTGACATGCTTTTGGAGAGTGGCGCAGAAATTTACCGTGTCGAGGATTCCATGCGCCGTATCTGTCAAGCCTACGGTGTGGACAACGCAGAGATTTTCGCAGTTCCCACCACGATCATCATCACGATCCGTGTCGGCGATGAGCCTCCTCTGACGCTGACCAAGCGGATTTTCAGCCGCGGGACCGACCTGTACAAGGTTGAGCGCCTCAACTCCCTCTCCCGCGAAATGTGCGCAACCATCCCGCCCTATGAGGAGGTTCAGCGACGCATTGAAGCTATCCGCCGTTTCCCGCCCTATTCCCTCATCAAGCAGGTACTGGCCTTCTCCTTTGTGGCCTTCTTTTTCACCCTGCTTTTTAAAGGAACGCTGTTAGACGCCTGTGCTGCTCTTTTCATCAGCGCTTTGACTAAGGTGGTCTTTAACGCTTTGGAAAAAATTAAAACCAACGCATTTTTTGAAAATGTTATCTGTGGCGCAGTGATCGCCCTGTGCGCTCTGGGCTTTGTCCGTTCTGGATTCGCTGCCAACATGGATAAAATCATCATCGGTACCATTATGACGCTGGTGCCCGGACTGGCCATCACAAACTCCATGCGGGATATTATTGCCGGCGATTTACTGGCAGGCGTGACAAAAACGACCGAGGCTCTTCTAATCGGGGCTGGGATTGCTGTGGGAGCGGCCATTCCGTTAACCTTCCTGCGTCCTTTTTTAGGAGCATAG
- a CDS encoding threonine/serine exporter family protein — MESSLLLQCFYAFAATMAFGVVFNIRGQALVIAGIGGALGWFLYMGLQGFFINDIPQYFIATLAVSLYAEIMARRFKAPATIYLAAALIPLVPGGGIYYTMEHFINGRVDEAINTGLHTLGIAGALAMGIIIVSSSIRIWLNIRRELKKRRKKDSVH, encoded by the coding sequence ATGGAGAGCAGTCTTTTACTTCAATGTTTTTATGCCTTCGCCGCTACGATGGCCTTTGGCGTCGTCTTTAATATCCGCGGCCAGGCTTTGGTTATCGCCGGTATCGGCGGTGCTTTGGGGTGGTTTTTGTATATGGGGCTTCAGGGATTTTTTATCAATGACATTCCCCAGTATTTTATCGCAACCTTAGCGGTTTCGCTTTATGCAGAGATCATGGCCCGGCGTTTCAAGGCGCCGGCAACCATCTATCTTGCTGCTGCCCTTATTCCCCTTGTTCCTGGCGGTGGTATCTACTATACCATGGAGCATTTCATCAATGGCCGTGTAGACGAGGCCATCAACACAGGGCTGCACACCCTCGGCATTGCCGGTGCGCTCGCCATGGGGATTATCATTGTCTCCTCAAGTATCCGTATCTGGTTGAATATCCGAAGGGAATTAAAAAAACGTAGAAAAAAAGACTCTGTTCATTAA
- a CDS encoding calcium-translocating P-type ATPase, PMCA-type → MKAFQETTSQTLERLNVDPELGMSKNQIEDSRLKHGVNAFTKGKPKSVFKKIWDAATEPMIVMLLVAAAITLGVNFVRYFTGGQTEFIECIGIFAAIFLAVGVTVIMEGRSEKAFEALNQINEDVQVKVKRGGSVMLISQKDLVVGDIMEVATGDMIPADGRVIESLGLRVDESSLTGESLPVKKESGLVYDNPKTPVAERANMLYSGCFITGGSGTMVVTDVGDSTEFGSIARELSKTEKGSTPLQEKMDRLGKLITILGATAAAIVFVIQLIIFATTGTFNLDTVSEAFITSIVLIVAAVPEGLPTIVAVSLSINIIKMARQNALVKKLIACETIGSINVICSDKTGTLTENRMTVTDIYTDGRLIAPKDLDDQVLIENFTINSTADIEQGDQPKFIGNPTECALIMAYERSKVRQSPYNELRKNAQITFVFPFSSETKNMTTIVEQGDGSIAYSKGSPEKIISQCSHIMLDGQPVPLSEKQLQQIEKEMTGFEKKARRVLAFSHKPLSGIRTITEYEERRAHIESEMIFDGFVAITDPLREDVYEAVNHCRKAGIELKILTGDNIVTARAIADELGLIKPGDAAAEAHKLEDLSEERLIELLPRIKVIARSTPVVKMRVVNALKKMGNVVAVTGDGINDAPAIKNADVGVAMGITGTEVSKEASDIVLLDDSFSTIVKAVQWGRGIYENFQRFIQFQLTVNLSSVIVVLACILLGLKSPFTALQLLWINIIMDGPPALTLGLEPIRDDLMNRQPISRDSNIVSKGMLSRIACNGIFVSIIFMLQALFNILGGTEGEQYTILFTLFVVMHLFNAFNSRELTDTSVFSNFFSNRLMLLVFGLTFMLQVVITQFGGILYNTVPLSLGMWVKIVTLGLSVIVVSEVFKLIKRKLFKTT, encoded by the coding sequence ATGAAAGCATTTCAAGAAACGACAAGTCAGACGCTTGAACGGCTAAATGTCGATCCGGAACTGGGGATGAGTAAAAACCAGATCGAGGACAGCCGTTTAAAGCATGGGGTTAATGCGTTCACCAAGGGAAAGCCAAAATCTGTTTTCAAAAAGATATGGGATGCGGCAACAGAACCGATGATCGTCATGCTGCTGGTAGCGGCCGCGATCACCCTGGGGGTTAATTTTGTCCGCTATTTTACCGGAGGACAGACCGAATTTATTGAATGTATCGGTATTTTTGCAGCAATTTTTCTGGCAGTCGGCGTTACCGTTATCATGGAGGGCCGCAGCGAAAAGGCCTTTGAGGCCTTAAATCAGATCAATGAGGATGTGCAGGTTAAGGTTAAGCGCGGCGGCAGTGTCATGCTCATATCCCAAAAAGACTTGGTAGTCGGGGATATAATGGAGGTGGCTACCGGAGATATGATCCCGGCCGACGGCCGCGTAATCGAGTCACTGGGGCTGAGGGTTGATGAATCTTCTCTGACAGGTGAAAGCCTGCCGGTTAAAAAAGAATCCGGGCTGGTTTATGATAACCCCAAGACCCCAGTGGCAGAACGGGCCAATATGCTTTACTCCGGCTGCTTTATAACCGGTGGCAGCGGAACCATGGTCGTAACCGATGTGGGGGATAGTACCGAGTTCGGAAGCATTGCGAGAGAGCTCTCCAAAACAGAAAAGGGTTCTACGCCCCTCCAGGAAAAAATGGACCGTCTGGGTAAACTTATTACGATTTTGGGCGCAACCGCGGCCGCCATAGTTTTTGTCATTCAGCTCATTATTTTTGCCACCACCGGCACCTTTAATCTGGACACAGTATCTGAAGCTTTTATTACCAGTATTGTCCTGATCGTCGCGGCGGTACCGGAGGGGCTTCCGACCATTGTGGCTGTTTCCCTGTCCATCAACATCATTAAAATGGCCAGACAGAACGCGCTGGTAAAAAAGCTGATTGCCTGTGAGACCATCGGCAGCATCAATGTGATCTGTTCAGACAAAACCGGAACCCTGACAGAAAACCGCATGACGGTTACGGATATTTACACCGATGGCCGTTTGATTGCACCCAAAGACCTTGATGATCAAGTTTTAATTGAGAATTTCACCATCAACAGCACCGCGGATATTGAGCAGGGGGATCAGCCCAAATTTATTGGAAATCCGACAGAATGTGCGTTGATTATGGCCTATGAACGGTCTAAAGTGCGGCAGTCGCCCTATAATGAGTTGCGTAAAAACGCTCAGATTACCTTTGTTTTTCCGTTTTCCTCTGAGACCAAGAACATGACGACCATTGTGGAGCAGGGAGATGGCAGCATAGCCTACTCCAAAGGCAGTCCAGAAAAGATCATCAGCCAGTGCAGTCACATTATGCTCGATGGTCAACCTGTACCACTTTCCGAAAAACAGCTTCAGCAGATCGAGAAAGAAATGACAGGCTTTGAAAAAAAAGCCCGCCGGGTGCTTGCTTTTTCGCATAAGCCGCTTTCCGGTATCCGCACCATTACAGAGTATGAGGAGCGCCGCGCACATATCGAATCGGAAATGATTTTTGACGGCTTTGTCGCCATAACAGACCCGCTGCGTGAGGATGTCTACGAAGCGGTCAACCACTGCCGCAAAGCGGGGATTGAGTTAAAAATTCTGACAGGGGATAATATTGTAACAGCCCGTGCCATCGCCGATGAGCTGGGACTGATAAAGCCCGGTGACGCTGCCGCTGAAGCCCATAAGCTTGAAGACCTGAGTGAGGAACGCCTCATTGAGCTGCTGCCAAGGATTAAGGTCATTGCCAGAAGCACCCCTGTCGTGAAAATGCGGGTCGTCAATGCCCTTAAGAAAATGGGTAATGTGGTCGCTGTAACCGGCGATGGCATCAACGATGCGCCGGCGATTAAAAACGCGGATGTCGGCGTTGCGATGGGGATCACCGGGACCGAGGTTTCCAAGGAGGCCAGTGACATTGTGCTGCTTGACGATTCCTTTTCTACCATTGTCAAGGCGGTCCAGTGGGGACGCGGAATTTATGAGAATTTTCAGCGTTTTATCCAGTTCCAGCTCACTGTTAATCTGTCTTCGGTCATCGTTGTGCTGGCCTGTATTCTGTTGGGCTTAAAATCACCATTTACGGCCCTTCAGCTTTTGTGGATCAATATTATTATGGATGGGCCGCCCGCGCTGACACTGGGGCTGGAACCAATTCGTGACGATCTTATGAACCGCCAGCCCATCTCGCGGGACTCCAATATTGTGAGCAAGGGCATGCTTTCACGCATTGCCTGCAATGGGATTTTTGTATCCATCATCTTTATGCTGCAGGCCCTGTTTAATATTCTGGGCGGCACCGAGGGAGAACAGTACACGATTCTATTTACACTTTTTGTGGTCATGCACCTCTTCAATGCCTTTAACAGTCGAGAGCTTACAGATACCAGCGTCTTTTCCAATTTCTTCAGTAATCGGCTGATGCTGCTCGTCTTTGGCCTGACATTCATGTTGCAGGTGGTTATCACCCAGTTCGGTGGCATTCTTTACAACACGGTGCCCTTATCCCTGGGTATGTGGGTTAAGATCGTCACTTTAGGCTTATCGGTCATCGTCGTCTCTGAAGTGTTCAAGCTGATTAAAAGAAAGCTATTTAAAACAACATAA
- the bioD gene encoding dethiobiotin synthase gives MSSGIFVTATGTDVGKTYITARLIKALRSKGINAGYYKAALSGAVLEGGKRIAGDAACVYRFAGLKGDSNQAVTTILDYPASPHLAAQLEDKSITLPPILRDFGKAASIYDYVVMEGSGGIICPLNLGESPLMLTDVIKTLALDIVIVADAGLGTINSTLLTFEYARNLKIETRCIVLNRFDASSVIHQDNKKVLEAVTGRRVLVCNDHGDMDASSIKKILGKDFTHKFT, from the coding sequence ATGTCTAGTGGAATTTTTGTTACCGCTACAGGCACCGATGTGGGAAAAACCTATATTACTGCCAGACTCATCAAGGCCCTCAGAAGCAAGGGCATAAATGCGGGATACTACAAGGCCGCACTCAGTGGCGCGGTGCTTGAAGGGGGAAAACGAATAGCGGGCGATGCCGCCTGTGTTTACCGTTTTGCCGGGCTTAAAGGAGATTCCAATCAGGCAGTAACCACAATTCTCGATTATCCTGCGTCGCCGCATCTGGCCGCGCAGCTGGAGGATAAAAGCATTACGCTGCCGCCGATTCTGCGGGATTTTGGCAAAGCTGCCTCGATTTATGACTATGTCGTGATGGAAGGCAGCGGAGGCATTATCTGCCCACTAAATTTAGGGGAGTCCCCCCTGATGCTGACCGATGTGATAAAGACACTCGCGCTGGACATTGTGATCGTCGCAGATGCGGGGCTGGGAACCATCAACAGCACACTGCTGACGTTTGAATATGCCAGGAACCTGAAAATAGAAACGCGTTGTATTGTATTGAACCGGTTTGATGCATCCTCTGTCATCCATCAGGATAATAAAAAGGTTCTTGAAGCCGTGACGGGGCGAAGGGTCCTGGTCTGTAATGATCATGGAGATATGGACGCCTCGTCCATTAAAAAGATTTTAGGAAAAGATTTTACTCACAAATTTACTTGA
- the bioB gene encoding biotin synthase BioB: MKIKAFAEKIKSGHEAGKEEVLELVQALDIETLTACAADIREYFCGKDFNLCTIINGKSGRCSENCAYCAQSAHYNTYVEEYPLLPEEAVVASAISNYSQGVHRFSIVTSGKRLEDGEVDAVCRIYRRLAETIPMGLCASHGLLSYEALRELRKSGVTRYHNNLETSEKFFSKICTTHTYSEKTEVIQNALRAGLEVCSGGIIGLGESMEDRIDMVFTLKQLGVGSVPLNVLNPISGTPLENNIPLTYDEVLRTAAAFRFILPEAQLRLAGGRALFPDKGERLMKGGINAAISGDMLTTAGIATDEDIAMIKALGFEVKANV; this comes from the coding sequence ATGAAGATAAAAGCGTTCGCTGAAAAAATAAAATCGGGCCATGAGGCCGGCAAAGAAGAAGTGCTGGAGCTGGTGCAGGCTCTGGATATTGAAACACTGACTGCGTGCGCCGCAGACATCCGGGAATATTTCTGTGGCAAAGACTTTAATCTGTGCACCATTATCAATGGGAAAAGTGGAAGGTGCAGTGAAAACTGCGCTTACTGTGCCCAATCCGCCCACTATAATACCTATGTGGAGGAATATCCGCTGCTGCCGGAGGAAGCTGTGGTAGCGAGTGCCATCTCTAATTACAGCCAGGGCGTCCACCGGTTTTCCATTGTGACATCAGGAAAACGCCTTGAGGATGGGGAGGTGGACGCTGTTTGCCGCATCTACAGAAGGCTGGCAGAAACAATCCCGATGGGGCTTTGCGCGTCCCACGGGCTTTTGAGCTATGAAGCGCTGCGAGAGCTCAGAAAGTCTGGAGTAACGCGCTATCATAATAACCTGGAGACCTCAGAGAAATTTTTTTCAAAAATCTGCACAACACACACCTATTCAGAAAAAACAGAGGTTATTCAAAACGCCCTACGGGCAGGCCTGGAGGTCTGCAGCGGTGGCATTATCGGCCTCGGCGAATCCATGGAGGACCGTATCGACATGGTTTTTACCCTAAAGCAGCTTGGAGTAGGCTCGGTGCCGCTAAATGTCTTAAATCCTATCTCCGGAACCCCTCTGGAGAACAACATACCGCTTACCTATGATGAGGTGCTGCGCACAGCGGCCGCTTTCCGCTTTATTCTGCCAGAGGCCCAGCTGCGCCTGGCAGGAGGGCGGGCTTTGTTTCCAGACAAAGGAGAGCGTCTGATGAAAGGCGGCATCAATGCGGCGATTTCGGGGGATATGCTCACCACCGCAGGAATTGCCACCGACGAAGACATTGCGATGATCAAAGCTCTTGGATTTGAGGTGAAGGCTAATGTCTAG
- a CDS encoding biotin transporter BioY has product METTMTKTRSMVQCALLAALVAIGAFIQVPVPYMDYFTLQFLFVLLAGMLLGPARGALSVGVYVLVGLVGFPVFAAGGGIQYIFRPSFGYLLGFILAAWAAGFILKQGKSQGYWRYLLAAFGGLLVTYIIGLTYKYMILNFYMAEPTPWSLVLLSCFPLDLPGDMLLCFVGAGLAHRVKPLLRGLR; this is encoded by the coding sequence ATGGAAACAACGATGACAAAAACGCGGTCCATGGTCCAGTGTGCACTGCTGGCCGCGTTGGTGGCTATTGGCGCTTTTATACAGGTCCCGGTACCATATATGGATTATTTCACCCTTCAGTTTCTTTTTGTGCTGCTGGCAGGTATGCTTCTGGGCCCTGCTCGCGGCGCGTTATCAGTTGGGGTTTACGTGTTGGTTGGGCTTGTGGGTTTTCCGGTATTTGCGGCAGGCGGGGGGATTCAATATATTTTCAGGCCGAGCTTTGGCTATCTTCTAGGATTTATCCTTGCGGCATGGGCAGCAGGTTTTATCCTGAAGCAGGGAAAGAGCCAGGGCTATTGGCGCTATCTGCTGGCCGCCTTCGGAGGGCTCCTGGTCACCTATATCATCGGCCTTACCTACAAATATATGATTCTCAACTTTTATATGGCTGAACCAACGCCCTGGAGCCTTGTACTTTTATCCTGCTTCCCGCTCGATCTTCCGGGGGATATGCTGCTTTGTTTTGTAGGCGCAGGACTGGCGCACAGGGTAAAACCATTATTGAGGGGGTTACGATGA
- a CDS encoding flavin reductase family protein, producing the protein MSKAQWQGGTLLAPVPAVMVSCGTMENANILTIAWTGIINSNPPKTYISIRPERHSYEIIKETGEFVINLTTTPLVRATDFCGVRSGRDLDKFERMALTKEAAAHVGCPMIGESPVSLECQVTECVPLGSHDMFLANILAVNVDEQYLDERGKLHLDKAQLISYAHGEYFELGKKLGSFGYTVRKKKKKNGKKKAKK; encoded by the coding sequence ATGAGTAAAGCACAATGGCAGGGGGGAACCCTGCTGGCGCCGGTACCTGCGGTGATGGTATCCTGCGGTACTATGGAGAACGCCAATATTTTGACCATTGCCTGGACAGGGATTATCAATTCTAATCCACCAAAAACCTATATTTCCATAAGGCCGGAGCGCCATTCCTATGAAATCATAAAAGAAACCGGAGAGTTTGTCATCAATCTGACGACCACACCACTGGTGAGAGCCACTGATTTCTGTGGTGTGCGCTCAGGACGTGATTTGGACAAGTTTGAGAGAATGGCGCTGACAAAGGAGGCCGCAGCGCATGTAGGCTGTCCCATGATCGGAGAAAGCCCGGTGAGTCTGGAATGCCAGGTGACAGAGTGTGTTCCCTTAGGCTCTCATGATATGTTTCTGGCTAATATTCTGGCAGTCAACGTCGATGAACAGTATCTGGATGAAAGGGGAAAGCTGCATCTGGACAAGGCACAGCTGATCAGCTATGCACACGGAGAGTATTTTGAACTCGGTAAAAAGCTGGGTAGTTTTGGCTACACAGTTCGCAAAAAAAAGAAAAAAAACGGTAAAAAGAAAGCAAAGAAATAA
- a CDS encoding penicillin-binding transpeptidase domain-containing protein → MNEEHGKAMDKKKLRMLLGLIVAVLILCIAAILVFNMANTPERALEEYIELVNQRDYDKMYSMISDESQSNYTKEAFIERNKNIYEGIEAQNLTVIKIHSAEKIDADYTRITYDSSMDTVAGELRDLNSVSFKKTGVFKPYQVVWDSSVILPALKDGDKVSVSSEAADRGNIEDRNGNLLASTGVASSVGLVPGKVNTETKDADLAKLAELLRTTLEDIQTALSVAWVTDETFVPIKTVAAGNAELENTLLQIPGVMINDKTVRVYPYGEKTSQLTGYIQGISAEELEEKKDQGYTEASLIGKSGLERLYDKRLRGQEGVTIAISYTENNDEVKNITLLEKEAVSGENIKTTIDANLQGILYDQFAADKSASVAINPRTGEVLALVSTPSYDANAFILGLSDEQWQSMNADPANPLLNRFEAAYAPGSSFKPVTGAAGLQTSAFTADEDFGDSGLVWQKDSSWGDFNITTLEEYSGPANLENALIYSDNIYFAKAALKIGGDRFAETLKKMGFGEALPFELGMTASQISDSGSFDSESQLAASGFGQGQVLVNPLHMAMVYSAFVNDGSMVRPYIEYKDNAQAEYWKQEIISRDVSNTIRNDLIQVVENPAGTGHEAQIEGMSIAGKTGTAEIKASQEDTTGTELGWFNAFTADASSAQQLMVVSMVEDVKDRGGSHYVVPKVKAAFETLAH, encoded by the coding sequence ATGAATGAAGAACATGGAAAAGCAATGGACAAAAAGAAGCTGCGGATGCTGCTTGGGCTGATTGTAGCGGTGCTGATATTATGTATTGCGGCAATTCTTGTTTTTAATATGGCCAATACTCCTGAAAGGGCGCTGGAGGAATATATCGAGTTGGTCAATCAACGGGATTACGATAAAATGTACAGCATGATCAGTGATGAAAGCCAGAGCAACTACACTAAGGAAGCCTTTATCGAACGGAATAAAAACATTTATGAGGGCATTGAAGCACAAAATCTCACAGTGATCAAAATACACAGCGCTGAAAAAATAGATGCGGATTATACGAGGATCACTTACGATTCTTCAATGGACACAGTAGCAGGAGAGCTCAGGGATTTGAACTCAGTAAGCTTTAAAAAGACCGGAGTGTTTAAGCCATATCAGGTTGTATGGGATTCTTCAGTTATCCTGCCTGCACTGAAGGATGGGGATAAGGTGAGCGTAAGCAGCGAAGCCGCAGACCGTGGAAACATTGAGGATCGAAACGGCAATCTTCTGGCCTCAACTGGTGTGGCATCTTCTGTAGGACTGGTTCCGGGTAAAGTGAATACGGAAACAAAAGATGCAGATCTGGCAAAGCTCGCGGAACTGCTCAGAACGACGTTAGAAGATATCCAGACTGCTCTGTCCGTGGCATGGGTAACCGATGAGACCTTTGTCCCCATAAAGACTGTGGCAGCAGGCAATGCGGAGCTCGAAAACACACTGCTGCAGATACCGGGGGTCATGATCAACGACAAGACTGTACGAGTCTATCCCTACGGCGAGAAGACATCACAACTCACGGGCTACATCCAGGGGATCAGCGCTGAGGAGCTGGAGGAGAAAAAAGACCAGGGATATACTGAGGCCAGCCTTATCGGTAAGAGCGGGCTGGAAAGGCTGTATGATAAGCGACTCAGAGGTCAGGAGGGCGTGACCATTGCCATTAGTTACACTGAAAATAACGACGAAGTCAAAAATATTACCCTTCTGGAAAAGGAGGCAGTCAGCGGCGAAAACATAAAAACCACCATTGATGCGAACCTGCAGGGCATTCTTTATGACCAGTTTGCCGCAGATAAGAGCGCGTCGGTGGCCATTAATCCCAGAACGGGAGAGGTGCTGGCCCTTGTCAGTACACCGAGCTACGATGCCAATGCCTTTATCCTCGGCCTCAGCGATGAACAGTGGCAGAGTATGAACGCCGACCCGGCCAATCCTCTGCTCAACCGTTTTGAAGCCGCTTACGCGCCTGGCTCGTCCTTTAAGCCAGTGACCGGGGCGGCTGGCCTGCAGACCAGTGCTTTTACAGCGGACGAGGATTTTGGTGACAGTGGACTAGTCTGGCAGAAGGACAGCAGCTGGGGTGATTTTAACATCACGACGCTGGAGGAATACAGCGGTCCCGCAAATTTGGAGAACGCTCTGATTTATTCGGATAATATTTATTTTGCCAAAGCTGCTCTGAAAATCGGCGGAGACCGTTTTGCTGAGACGCTCAAAAAAATGGGCTTTGGTGAGGCGCTGCCTTTTGAACTGGGTATGACTGCTTCCCAGATTTCGGACAGTGGCAGTTTTGACAGTGAATCTCAGCTGGCCGCCAGTGGTTTTGGACAGGGCCAGGTACTCGTGAACCCGCTTCATATGGCCATGGTCTATTCAGCTTTTGTCAATGACGGCAGTATGGTCAGGCCCTATATTGAATATAAGGACAACGCGCAGGCAGAATACTGGAAACAGGAAATTATCTCCAGAGATGTGAGCAATACCATCCGAAATGATCTGATACAGGTTGTGGAAAATCCTGCGGGTACAGGCCATGAGGCTCAGATAGAAGGCATGAGCATTGCTGGTAAAACCGGGACAGCTGAGATTAAGGCGTCGCAGGAGGATACTACCGGCACAGAGCTCGGCTGGTTTAACGCCTTTACCGCCGATGCTTCGAGTGCGCAGCAGCTCATGGTTGTCAGCATGGTGGAGGATGTTAAGGACCGCGGAGGAAGCCATTATGTTGTACCGAAGGTAAAAGCTGCCTTTGAGACACTGGCCCATTAA